The following coding sequences are from one Eucalyptus grandis isolate ANBG69807.140 chromosome 11, ASM1654582v1, whole genome shotgun sequence window:
- the LOC104424419 gene encoding uncharacterized protein LOC104424419, translating to MAAGLCNLALLALAIAFGVQGTLGDIACENLDQGSCAFAVSSTGKRCVLEKQVRRSGEEGYTCRSSEIEADNLKDHIETDECIAACGLDRKTLGVSSDSLLESRFTQKLCSSGCYENCPNIVDLYFSLAAGEGVFLPKLCEAQRGIARRGMGEIRSSGHVAPGPIHSVQFIGVAPATAPSY from the exons ATGGCTGCCGGCCTCTGCAATCTCGCACTCCTCGCTCTGGCCATTGCCTTCGGCGTTCAAGGAACCCTAG GAGATATTGCATGTGAGAATCTTGATCAAGGATCGTGCGCGTTCGCCGTGTCGTCCACGGGCAAGCGGTGCGTGCTTGAGAAGCAGGTGAGGAGGAGCGGGGAGGAGGGCTACACATGCCGGTCCTCGGAGATCGAGGCCGACAATCTGAAGGACCACATCGAGACTGACGAGTGCATCGCCGCTTGCGGGCTCGACAGAAAGACTCTCGGCGTCTCCTCGGATTCGCTCCTCGAGTCTCGCTTCACCCAAAAGCTCTGCTCCTCTGGGTGCTACGAAAACTGCCCCAACATCGTCGATCTCTACTTCAGCCTCGCCGCCGGTGAAG GCGTGTTTCTTCCCAAACTATGCGAGGCTCAAAGAGGGATTGCGCGCAGAGGAATGGGTGAGATCCGAAGCTCGGGGCACGTGGCTCCGGGACCAATTCACTCTGTCCAGTTCATAGGAGTCGCCCCAGCAACGGCGCCTTCTTACTAA